Sequence from the Fulvivirga ligni genome:
CTTCAAATATCTCTCCTGTCTGCAAGTTTCTAGCTGTAATCACTCCACCACCAACTATCCGATAAGTCTCTTTACAGCAAGCAGTTACAATTGCAGAAAGTAGAAAAAAGAATAAGTAAATTGATAAGACCTTTTTTATTTTTTTCATTGCCTTTGCTTATGTGGAGGAGAAACGATATACCGACCATAATACCCATCTAAATGTAGTAAAAAGGATTGATTTGTCAATCTGCTGGTGGCCTGTCTTGGTGTATGTTGGTAGTTATTTCTTCATAGTCAGCTGGTCAACAAACAGGTCAAGCTGTGTTTTAAACTCAAATCCTGATTTGACATCCTTAGTCAATCTAATCTGATTGGGATATGTAAACGTCTCAATTTCTCTACCAGATTTCATGGCTTTAACGTCTTTTGAATTACCTGTTCCATACATTTCAATGAAGAACTTATTTCGTATATCTCCATTCTGTTTGCTGAAACACAAAATAATGAGGCAATCTCTGTAGATTCCATAAATGCTTGGCTCGTAATTCCAGCCTGTATTTCTCTCAGAAATTTGAAAATCTGCTGATATGAGGAAGTCTCTTATTCCACTTGTAGTTAGGGAATTTTCAACTCTATTATGCTCAGCATACCCCAGGTAGAATATCCAAGAAAACATTAAGGTAATTCCGAATATTAGCAAAATGTAGTGAGTCGGATTTGCTTTTTCTGAGAAAGAAGAGAGAAAAAGTGCCATCATTCCCATATATGCAAATAAT
This genomic interval carries:
- a CDS encoding DUF6095 family protein gives rise to the protein MADPLIEMNRSIVEHYKGLKKTTFLLLFAYMGMMALFLSSFSEKANPTHYILLIFGITLMFSWIFYLGYAEHNRVENSLTTSGIRDFLISADFQISERNTGWNYEPSIYGIYRDCLIILCFSKQNGDIRNKFFIEMYGTGNSKDVKAMKSGREIETFTYPNQIRLTKDVKSGFEFKTQLDLFVDQLTMKK